The genomic region AGCGGCACAAGGATGGCGTGGTGCTCATCAGCGAGGGTGCGGATCGCACTGCGCTGCGGCTCCGGACTGCTGTCGAGTTGCGCGTCGAGGATGGAACGGTGACCGCGGAATTCCGTCTGAAAGCGGGCGAGACAGCCGCGTTTGTTCTAGAAGGAGCAGATGGCGCAGATCGGCCTTCAGCTTCTCCGGGCTATGTATCCCAGTCGTTCAAGGACACTTTGAATTTCTGGCAGGCGTGGGTGGCGCATTCACATTATCGCGGTCGATGGCGGGAAATGGTGAATCGTTCGGCCCTCACTTTGAAACTGCTGACTTACGAGCCGTGCGGGTCGCTGGTGGCCGCGCCGACGTTTGGATTGCCTGAAGAGGTGGGCGGAAGCAGGAACTGGGACTATCGGTACACGTGGATTCGGGACGCATCGTTCACCATTTACGTGTTGATGCACCTTGGTTACACGAGCGAGGCAACCGCTTACATGCGCTGGATTGAACAGCGTTGCCGGGAGTTGGAGCCCGGCAATCCGCTCCAAATCATGTATCGAATCGATGGCGGGCACGATCTTCCGGAAACTCATCTGGATCATTGGCGCGGATATCTCGATTCACGGCCGGTTCGTGTGGGAAACGGTGCCGCTCGCCAACTGCAACTGGACATTTACGGGGAGCTGCTTGACGCCGTTTTTCTGTACAACCAGATCGAGCCGATCTCATACGACTTCTGGGCACACCTGACGCGGCTCATCGATTGGGTTTGCGATCATTGGCGCGAGCCTGATTATGGAATCTGGGAGGTGCGTGGCGGCACGTATCCGTTTCTCTATTCGAGGGTGATGTGCTGGGTTGCCATTGATCGCGGACTGAGGCTCGCTGCGAAGCGTTCGTTTCCGGCGAAGTGGGATCACTGGACCCGCACGCGTGACGAAATTTACACCAATATTTACGAGCGGTTCTGGGATCCCGGGCTTGAAGCGTTTGTGCAATTTGAAGGCTCGGACGCGGTGGACGCCTCGGCGCTTCTGATGCCCATTGTGAAGATCATTGCGCCGAACGACCCGCGATGGCGATCCACTTTGAGGGTAATCAACGAGCAACTGACCGATGACGCTCTCGTTTACAGATACAATGTTCTCCGCGGCGCTTCTGATGGCTTGCCGGGTGGCGAGGGAACCTTCTCCGCCTGCTCGTTCTGGAACGTGGAAGCGCTTGCGGCCTCGGGTGAACTCAAGCAGGCGCGGCTCTATTTCGAAAAGGTCCTGGGCTACGCGAATCACGTCGGACTGTTTGCCGAGGAGATCGGCCTGAAAGGGGAGCAACTCGGAAATTTTCCGCAGGCATTTACGCACCTGGGACTCATCAGCGCAGCGCGGCATCTGGACCGCGCACTCGACGAAGACGGATAACCCCGGTTCCCTACCTACCCGGGGCTTGCTGTGATTACCCCGTGGCTGGGAATTTAAACTGCGTCGTAAGCTCTATCGACCACCGTCGAGGCTTCAAATGATTGAGGCAAACCCCATGAAGAAAACACAGCATTACCGAATTTGGACATCCTTGATGTGCCTGGCCACAGCCAGCGTGAGCGCCCAAGGCAGGGCAAACTCTCCAGCAGCGAGCCGCCCTCAAGCCACTGCGCCGACCGCTGCCGCCACGGGTGAAACTATTCAAACGACAGATGGAAAAACGTACCGTCAGGCAACCATCACACGCCAGGATGCCGATGGCGTGCTGGTTCAGTTCAAGCCCGACGCGGGCGGACTGGGCTGGGCGAAAGTGAAATTCCGCAATCTGCCTGACC from Verrucomicrobiia bacterium harbors:
- a CDS encoding glycoside hydrolase family 15 protein; the encoded protein is MHCSIPIENHGIIGDLHTVALVAMDGTIDFMCFPRFDSPTVFGALLDGENGGYFKISPVNEKMRCVQSYIPDSAVLITRFLGDAGVAEVSDFMPLNDRDQTHDLVRRAKAVRGDIAFRMELVPRFDYGRAGHRIERHKDGVVLISEGADRTALRLRTAVELRVEDGTVTAEFRLKAGETAAFVLEGADGADRPSASPGYVSQSFKDTLNFWQAWVAHSHYRGRWREMVNRSALTLKLLTYEPCGSLVAAPTFGLPEEVGGSRNWDYRYTWIRDASFTIYVLMHLGYTSEATAYMRWIEQRCRELEPGNPLQIMYRIDGGHDLPETHLDHWRGYLDSRPVRVGNGAARQLQLDIYGELLDAVFLYNQIEPISYDFWAHLTRLIDWVCDHWREPDYGIWEVRGGTYPFLYSRVMCWVAIDRGLRLAAKRSFPAKWDHWTRTRDEIYTNIYERFWDPGLEAFVQFEGSDAVDASALLMPIVKIIAPNDPRWRSTLRVINEQLTDDALVYRYNVLRGASDGLPGGEGTFSACSFWNVEALAASGELKQARLYFEKVLGYANHVGLFAEEIGLKGEQLGNFPQAFTHLGLISAARHLDRALDEDG